The following coding sequences lie in one Microbacterium sp. XT11 genomic window:
- a CDS encoding DUF779 domain-containing protein gives MPQRVDVTDAAASLIRDLTAQHGPLMFHQSGGCCDGSAPMCYPVGMFLTGPGDVLLGTLEVGLPDPVEVYMSASQFEYWKYTHLTIDVVPGRGAGFSVEGPTGMRFLIRSRMLDEAELAHFGLLPQR, from the coding sequence ATGCCGCAGCGAGTGGACGTGACGGATGCCGCCGCATCCCTCATCCGCGATCTCACGGCGCAGCACGGACCGCTGATGTTCCATCAGTCGGGCGGATGCTGCGACGGGTCGGCGCCGATGTGCTACCCGGTCGGCATGTTCCTCACCGGACCGGGCGATGTGCTGCTGGGGACGCTGGAGGTCGGCCTCCCCGACCCGGTCGAGGTCTACATGTCGGCGTCGCAGTTCGAGTACTGGAAGTACACGCACCTCACGATCGACGTCGTGCCCGGCAGGGGAGCCGGGTTCAGCGTGGAGGGCCCGACGGGCATGCGATTCCTCATCCGGTCTCGGATGCTCGACGAGGCCGAGCTCGCCCACTTCGGACTGCTCCCGCAGCGGTGA
- the exaC gene encoding acetaldehyde dehydrogenase ExaC — MTIVEEDVSTAYAAPGQPGALANYRARYGHYIGGQFVEPVKGQYFENVSPVNGKPFTEVGRGTAEDIDRAVDVAWKAFATWGKTSPTERANLLNRIADRIEQHLEEIAIAETWENGKPVRETLAADIPLAIDHFRYFAGVLRAQEGGISQLDENTVAYHFHEPLGVVGQIIPWNFPILMATWKLAPALAAGNCIVIKPAEQTPASILFLFDIIGDLIPAGVVNIVNGFGIEAGAPLAQHKRIRKVAFTGETTTGRLIMQYASQNLIPVTLELGGKSPNVFFEDVARSTSDAYYDKALEGFTMFALNQGEVCTCPSRALIQRSIYDGFLADGLERVKKVVQGNPLDPATMIGAQASNDQLEKILSYIDIGKQGGARLLTGGERVDLGGDLSDGFYVAPTVFEGTNDMRIFQEEIFGPVLSVTSFDDFADAISIANDTLYGLGAGVWSRDGDTAYRAGRAIEAGRVWTNTYHQYPAHAAFGGYKQSGVGRENHKMMLDHYQQTKNLLVSYAEGPMGFF; from the coding sequence ATGACCATCGTCGAAGAAGACGTGTCAACCGCCTACGCCGCTCCCGGTCAGCCGGGAGCACTCGCGAACTACCGCGCCCGCTACGGCCACTACATCGGCGGCCAGTTCGTGGAACCCGTCAAGGGCCAGTACTTCGAGAACGTCAGTCCCGTCAACGGCAAGCCGTTCACCGAGGTCGGCCGCGGTACGGCCGAAGACATCGACCGCGCCGTCGACGTCGCCTGGAAGGCGTTCGCCACGTGGGGCAAGACCAGCCCCACCGAGCGCGCGAACCTGCTCAACCGCATCGCCGACCGCATCGAGCAGCACCTCGAGGAGATCGCGATCGCCGAGACCTGGGAGAACGGCAAGCCCGTGCGCGAGACGCTGGCCGCCGACATCCCGCTCGCGATCGACCACTTCCGCTACTTCGCCGGCGTGCTGCGTGCGCAGGAGGGCGGCATCAGCCAGCTCGACGAGAACACCGTCGCGTACCACTTCCACGAGCCGCTCGGCGTCGTCGGCCAGATCATCCCGTGGAACTTCCCGATCCTCATGGCCACGTGGAAGCTCGCGCCCGCGCTCGCTGCAGGCAACTGCATCGTCATCAAGCCGGCCGAGCAGACGCCCGCGTCGATCCTCTTCCTGTTCGACATCATCGGCGACCTCATTCCCGCCGGTGTGGTGAACATCGTCAACGGCTTCGGCATCGAGGCCGGCGCGCCGCTCGCCCAGCACAAGCGCATCCGCAAGGTCGCCTTCACGGGCGAGACCACGACCGGACGCCTCATCATGCAGTACGCCTCGCAGAACCTCATCCCGGTGACGCTCGAGCTCGGGGGCAAGAGCCCGAACGTCTTCTTCGAGGACGTCGCCCGCTCGACGTCCGACGCCTACTACGACAAGGCGCTCGAGGGGTTCACGATGTTCGCGCTGAACCAGGGCGAGGTCTGCACGTGCCCGTCGCGCGCGCTCATCCAGCGCTCGATCTACGACGGCTTCCTCGCCGACGGACTCGAGCGGGTGAAGAAGGTCGTGCAGGGCAACCCGCTCGACCCCGCCACGATGATCGGCGCACAGGCGTCGAACGACCAGCTGGAGAAGATCCTCAGCTACATCGACATCGGCAAGCAGGGCGGCGCGCGTCTGCTGACCGGCGGTGAGCGGGTCGACCTCGGCGGCGACCTCAGCGACGGGTTCTACGTCGCGCCGACCGTGTTCGAGGGCACGAACGACATGCGCATCTTCCAGGAGGAGATCTTCGGGCCGGTGCTGTCGGTGACGAGCTTCGACGACTTCGCCGACGCGATCTCGATCGCCAACGACACGCTCTACGGCCTCGGCGCCGGGGTGTGGAGCCGCGACGGCGACACCGCGTACCGCGCGGGCCGGGCGATCGAGGCCGGACGCGTGTGGACGAACACGTACCACCAGTACCCGGCGCACGCGGCGTTCGGCGGGTACAAGCAGTCGGGCGTCGGCCGCGAGAACCACAAGATGATGCTCGACCACTACCAGCAGACCAAGAACCTCCTGGTCTCGTACGCCGAAGGACCGATGGGCTTCTTCTGA
- a CDS encoding GNAT family N-acetyltransferase, producing the protein MSTVLQPDYPIRTERLLLRPITPDDAPAMLAYKSDAESVRYVPYGPLTLADVEERIATRWSTTRFEKEGDAVCLALEERRTGRLVGDVVLFWRSESDRAGEVGYILDPRAAGHGYASEAVRALLHVGFDGLGLHRIAARIDERNAASIRVVERLGFRREARLVESEWFKGEWSTLLIYALLEDEWRSSIIEQ; encoded by the coding sequence GTGAGCACCGTGCTTCAGCCCGACTACCCGATCCGCACAGAGCGGCTGCTGCTGCGGCCGATCACCCCCGACGACGCACCGGCGATGCTGGCGTACAAGTCGGATGCCGAGAGCGTGCGGTACGTGCCATACGGACCGCTCACGCTCGCGGACGTGGAGGAGCGCATCGCGACGCGATGGTCGACGACCCGCTTCGAGAAGGAGGGCGACGCCGTGTGCCTCGCCCTGGAGGAGCGCCGCACCGGCCGCCTCGTCGGCGACGTCGTGCTGTTCTGGCGGAGCGAGTCCGATCGGGCCGGCGAGGTCGGGTACATCCTCGATCCGCGCGCGGCAGGCCACGGCTACGCCTCGGAGGCCGTGCGCGCCCTGCTCCACGTCGGCTTCGACGGCCTGGGGCTACATCGCATCGCGGCGCGGATCGACGAGCGCAACGCCGCGTCGATCCGGGTCGTCGAGCGACTGGGCTTCCGGCGGGAGGCCCGGCTGGTCGAGAGCGAGTGGTTCAAGGGGGAGTGGAGCACCCTGCTCATCTACGCCCTGCTCGAGGACGAGTGGCGATCGTCCATAATCGAACAGTGA